CGGTGTGTTTGCCCTGCTGGTGGCCGTGCAACTGGCCCTGGAGGTCAAACCCAAGGCGAGTCGAACGGTGCCGGGCAAGGTCGGTCTGACCCTCGCAGGTACGGTGATTGGCTGGGCTTCGGCGATCTTCGGCATTGGCGGCGGCTCGCTGACCGTGCCGTTCTTGACCTGGCGCAGCGTGCCGATGCAACAGGCGGTGGCCACGTCTTCTGCCTGCGGCCTGCCCATCGCGGTGGCCAGTGCATTAAGTTTCATGATTCTGGGCTGGCAAGATCCGCTGTTGCCCGCTCATAGTCTAGGGTTCGTGTATTTGCCGGCGCTGCTGGGCATTGCCCTGACCAGTATGGTGTTTGCCCGCTTCGGCGCGCGCCTGGCACACAAGTTGTCACCGCGCTTGCTTAAGCGGTTGTTCGCCGGGCTGCTGTTCTGTGTCGGCTTAAACTTTTTGTTGTAATGCAGGCTTAATCGCGGCCCGGCATGGTCCGGTCGCTATAACGAATGATTTAACGAGGAGTCGCAATGCTGCCTTACCCGCAGATCGACCCGGTGGCCTTGGCCATCGGTCCGCTGAAAATCCACTGGTACGGGTTGATGTACCTGATCGGCATCGGCGGTGCCTGGTTCCTGGCCTCCCGACGCCTGAACCGGTTCGACCCGACCTGGACCAAGGAGAAGCTCTCCGACCTGATTTTCTGGTTGTCGATGGGGGTGATCGTCGGCGGGCGCCTCGGGTATGTGCTGTTCTACGATCTTCCCGCCTACATCGCGCAGCCAACGCTGATTTTTGAAGTGTGGAAAGGCGGCATGGCGTTCCACGGTGGGTTTATCGGCGTGATGATCGCCGCCTGGTGGTTTGGCCGTCGCAATGGCAAGTCGTTCTTCCAGCTGATGGACTTCGTCGCGCCAATGGTGCCGATTGGCTTGGGGGCTGGGCGTATCGGCAACTTTATCAACGCCGAACTGTGGGGCAAGCCGACCGACTTACCGTGGGCCATGATCTTTCCGCCGTTCAGCGACCCGGCACAATTGCCGCGCCATCCGTCGCAGCTGTATCAATTCGCGTTGGAAGGCGTGGCGCTGTTCCTTATCCTCTACATCTTCTCGCGCAAGCCACGCCCTACCATGGCGGTGTCGGGCATGTTCGCGCTGTTCTACGGGATCTTCCGCTTCATCGTCGAGTTCGTGCGCGTGCCGGATGCACAGCTGGGCTACTTGGCGTTTGGTTGGGTGACCATGGGCCAGATCCTCAGCTTGCCGATGATCCTCGGCGGCCTGGGCTTGTTGTGGTGGGCGTACAACCGTCCGCAGCCTATCAAGAGCGCGACGCTTTAAATTCGAATGCCGGGGCCTACAGGTTCCGGCTTCAACGATACGGGTACCAAAATGAAGCAATATCTCGAGCTACTGAACGACGTCGTGACCAATGGATTGACCAAGGGCGATCGCACCGGCACCGGCACCAAGGCCGTGTTCGCCCGTCAGTATCGGCATAACTTGGCCGACGGCTTCCCGCTGCTGACCACCAAGAAGCTTCACTTCAAAAGCATCGCCAACGAATTGATCTGGATGTTGAGCGGCAACACCAACATCAAGTGGCTGAATGAAAACGGCGTGCGCATCTGGGACGAATGGGCCACCGAAGATGGCGACCTCGGCCCGGTGTACGGCGAGCAGTGGACTGCCTGGCCAACCAAGGACGGCGGCAAGATCAACCAGATCGACTACATGGTCGAGACGCTGAAGACCAACCCCAACAGCCGCCGCATCCTGTTCCACGGCTGGAACGTCGAGTACCTGCCCGACGAAACCAAGAGCCCCCAGGAAAACGCACGCAACGGCAAGCAAGCCCTGCCGCCATGCCACCTGCTGTACCAGGCGTTCGTGCACGACGGTCACCTGTCGATGCAGTTGTACATCCGCAGCTCCGACGTGTTCCTCGGCCTGCCGTACAACACCGCTGCCCTGGCGTTGCTCACCCATATGCTGGCGCAGCAGTGCGACCTGATCCCCCACGAGATCATCGTCACCACGGGCGACACCCACGCCTACAGCAACCACATGGAACAGATCCAGACCCAACTGGCGCGCACGCCGAAGAAGCTGCCGGAGCTGGTGATCAAGCGTAAACCTGCGTCGATCTATGACTACAAGTTCGAAGATTTTGAGATTGTGGGTTACGACGCTGATCCGAGCATCAAGGCTGACGTCGCTATCTAAAGGCTGCCTTGGTCATAAAATGTGGGAGCTGGCTTGCCTGCGATTGCGGTGGATCAGCGACATAGATGTCGCCTGACACTCAGCCATCGCAGGCAAGCCAGCTCCCACAGTTTGATTCGGTTTTCACCCCTGGCTAGTGACCATGGCTTCTGCCCACATGCGAAGGCTCCGCCTCGCTGGCCGCCACGCTCCCGCTGACCTCCAGCCGCTGCAAAATCCCGCATTGCTCCCCGCCGCCGCAGCGTTGGCGCAGGTCCAGCAACTGTTCCTGCAACGCCAGCAGCCCATCGATCCGCGCTTTGACATGGTGGATATGCTCGTCGATCAACGCATTCACACTCTCGCACTGGTCCTGGGGACTGTCACGCAAACCCAGCAGGCTGCGGATCTCCTCCAGCGTCATGTCCAAACTGCGGCAGTTACGGATGAAGACCAGCCGCTCGGTGTGCGCCTGCGTGTAGACGCGGTAGTTGGCGTCTGTGCGTGCCGGGGGCGGCAGCAGCCCTTCCTTTTCGTAATACCGGATGGTTTCCACCGGGCAGTCGGTCAGTTTGGCCAGTTCGCCGATCTTCATTGCAGCAATCTCCAAATGGGTGCTTGACCCTATAGTGGCTACAGGGTCTTTACTTGGCAACAGGCACCTTTACGGACGCGACAGAATGAGCGATTCCATCCACACCCCGAATAAACATGATCACAACCACGATCATGGTCATGACCATAGCCACGACCATGGCCCCAAACTGACGCCGGTCAAAAAGCACGACCATGCGGGCGACTCCTGCTGCTCGGGTGCTGCGGCGCCTGCCGTTGTCACGCTCAGCGAAGCGCCGACCGCCGGCTCGCGTGTGAGCACTTTCCGCATCGAAGCCATGGACTGCCCCACCGAACAGACGCTGATCCAGAACAAACTGGGCAAGCTCGCTGGCGTGCAGCAGCTGGAATTCAACCTGATCAACCGGATTCTCGGCGTGACCCACGACCTGCCGAGCACCGCGCCGATCATCGAAGCGATCAAATCCATCGGCATGCAAGCCGACCCGATTGAAGACGGTGCTCCGGCTGCCGCGCCACCGGCCAAGAAACACTGGTGGCCGCTGGCATTGTCCGGCATTGGTGCACTGGGTGCCGAGGTGCTGCACTTCACCAATGCCGCGCCCACCTGGGTGATTGCGTTGGTGGCGTTGGTGTCGATCCTTAGCGGTGGCCTCACCACCTATAAAAAGGGTTGGATCGCCCTCAAGAATCTCAACCTGAACATCAACGCGTTGATGAGCATCGCGGTCACCGGCGCAGTGCTGATTGGCCAGTGGCCGGAAGCGGCGATGGTGATGTTCCTGTTTACCGTGGCCGAGCTGATTGAAGCCAAGTCCCTGGACCGTGCGCGCAACGCCATCAGCGGCTTGATGCAAATGACCCCGGAGCAGGCCACGGTGCAACAGGCCGATGGTTCGTGGGCGGAACAGGAAGTTAAAAGCATCGAATTAGATGCGATTGTGCGGGTAAAACCCGGTGAGCGCATCGGCCTGGACGGTGAAGTCACCGCCGGTCAGACCACCATCGACCAAGCGCCGATCACAGGCGAAAGCCTGCCGATTGAAAAGACCGTGGGCGATAAAGTCTTCGCCGGAACCATCAACCAGGCCGGTTCCCTTGAGTACAAAGTGACCGCTGCTGCCAATAACTCCACCCTGGCGCGCATCATCCACGCGGTGGAACAGGCCCAGGGCGCGCGGGCGCCAACCCAGCGGTTTGTCGACAGCTTTTCGAAGGTCTACACCCCGGCGGTGTTCCTGT
The Pseudomonas poae DNA segment above includes these coding regions:
- a CDS encoding sulfite exporter TauE/SafE family protein, translating into MEFLLYLALGACAGVLAGLFGVGGGIIIVPVLVFSFTLQGFDPQVLTHLAVGTSLATIIFTSVNAVREHHRRGAVRWPIFVWMTMGILVGAGFGALTAEAISGPNLQKIIGVFALLVAVQLALEVKPKASRTVPGKVGLTLAGTVIGWASAIFGIGGGSLTVPFLTWRSVPMQQAVATSSACGLPIAVASALSFMILGWQDPLLPAHSLGFVYLPALLGIALTSMVFARFGARLAHKLSPRLLKRLFAGLLFCVGLNFLL
- a CDS encoding prolipoprotein diacylglyceryl transferase; the encoded protein is MLPYPQIDPVALAIGPLKIHWYGLMYLIGIGGAWFLASRRLNRFDPTWTKEKLSDLIFWLSMGVIVGGRLGYVLFYDLPAYIAQPTLIFEVWKGGMAFHGGFIGVMIAAWWFGRRNGKSFFQLMDFVAPMVPIGLGAGRIGNFINAELWGKPTDLPWAMIFPPFSDPAQLPRHPSQLYQFALEGVALFLILYIFSRKPRPTMAVSGMFALFYGIFRFIVEFVRVPDAQLGYLAFGWVTMGQILSLPMILGGLGLLWWAYNRPQPIKSATL
- a CDS encoding thymidylate synthase; the protein is MKQYLELLNDVVTNGLTKGDRTGTGTKAVFARQYRHNLADGFPLLTTKKLHFKSIANELIWMLSGNTNIKWLNENGVRIWDEWATEDGDLGPVYGEQWTAWPTKDGGKINQIDYMVETLKTNPNSRRILFHGWNVEYLPDETKSPQENARNGKQALPPCHLLYQAFVHDGHLSMQLYIRSSDVFLGLPYNTAALALLTHMLAQQCDLIPHEIIVTTGDTHAYSNHMEQIQTQLARTPKKLPELVIKRKPASIYDYKFEDFEIVGYDADPSIKADVAI
- the cadR gene encoding Cd(II)/Pb(II)-responsive transcriptional regulator; protein product: MKIGELAKLTDCPVETIRYYEKEGLLPPPARTDANYRVYTQAHTERLVFIRNCRSLDMTLEEIRSLLGLRDSPQDQCESVNALIDEHIHHVKARIDGLLALQEQLLDLRQRCGGGEQCGILQRLEVSGSVAASEAEPSHVGRSHGH
- a CDS encoding heavy metal translocating P-type ATPase, giving the protein MSDSIHTPNKHDHNHDHGHDHSHDHGPKLTPVKKHDHAGDSCCSGAAAPAVVTLSEAPTAGSRVSTFRIEAMDCPTEQTLIQNKLGKLAGVQQLEFNLINRILGVTHDLPSTAPIIEAIKSIGMQADPIEDGAPAAAPPAKKHWWPLALSGIGALGAEVLHFTNAAPTWVIALVALVSILSGGLTTYKKGWIALKNLNLNINALMSIAVTGAVLIGQWPEAAMVMFLFTVAELIEAKSLDRARNAISGLMQMTPEQATVQQADGSWAEQEVKSIELDAIVRVKPGERIGLDGEVTAGQTTIDQAPITGESLPIEKTVGDKVFAGTINQAGSLEYKVTAAANNSTLARIIHAVEQAQGARAPTQRFVDSFSKVYTPAVFLFALGVALIPPLFMAGAWFDWIYRALVLLVVACPCALVISTPVTIVSGLAAAARKGILIKGGVYLEGGYKLDYLALDKTGTITHGKPVQTDYLALFPNVEDSAPALAASLAGRSDHPVSLAIANAAVDKNLPSHVVDNFEALAGRGVRGDINGETYHLGNHRLVEDLGLCSPELEEKLFALEKQGKSVVLLLDKSGPLALFAVADTVKDSSREAIQQLHELGIKTLMLTGDNTHTAQAIGAQVGIDQAQGDLLPTDKLQAIETLYGQGHRVGMVGDGINDAPALARAEIGFAMAAAGTDTAIETADVALMDDDLRKIPAFIRLSRQTSSILKQNIALALVIKAIFLAVTFLGMATMWMAVFADMGVSLLVVFNGLRLLRK